A part of Paraburkholderia largidicola genomic DNA contains:
- a CDS encoding iron-containing alcohol dehydrogenase: protein MSLINYITQIQFESGAVRLLKEECERIGIRRPLVVTDKGVAAAGIVDIVLDALADTPVTVFDGTPPNPNEAAVREAVAAYRQGACDGIVAVGGGSSIDLAKGVAVCATHDGPLQSFAVIEGGAARITAKTAPVIAVPTTAGTGSEVGRGAILILDDGRKVGVISPYVVPKVAICDPELTLGLPPVLTAATGMDAIAHCLETFMAPAFNPPADGIALDGLWRGWQHIERATRHPDDRVARMNMMSASMQGALAFQKGLGCVHSLSHSLGGINPRLHHGTLNAIFLPAVIEFNKESASVRDENKLERMAKAMGVGSGSEVAYALRAMTKRLGLPTGLAELGVTREMFPQIIKGALKDHSHKTNPRVASEDDYHAMLEASL, encoded by the coding sequence ATGTCTCTGATCAACTACATCACGCAGATTCAGTTCGAGTCTGGCGCTGTTCGCTTGCTGAAAGAGGAATGCGAACGCATCGGTATTCGTCGTCCTCTCGTCGTGACGGACAAAGGCGTCGCAGCGGCGGGCATCGTCGATATCGTTCTCGATGCGCTGGCCGATACGCCCGTTACCGTGTTCGACGGGACGCCGCCCAATCCCAATGAGGCTGCCGTGCGCGAGGCGGTCGCAGCGTACCGGCAGGGCGCATGCGACGGCATTGTCGCGGTTGGCGGCGGTTCGTCGATCGATCTTGCAAAGGGTGTCGCCGTCTGTGCGACGCATGATGGTCCGCTGCAAAGCTTTGCCGTGATCGAAGGCGGTGCCGCGCGCATCACGGCGAAGACGGCACCCGTCATCGCCGTGCCGACGACAGCGGGCACGGGCAGCGAAGTGGGCCGTGGCGCGATCCTCATTCTTGACGACGGGCGCAAGGTCGGGGTGATTTCGCCTTATGTGGTGCCGAAGGTGGCGATCTGCGATCCCGAACTGACACTGGGTTTGCCGCCTGTATTGACGGCCGCCACGGGCATGGACGCCATTGCGCATTGCCTCGAAACCTTCATGGCGCCCGCGTTCAATCCACCTGCGGACGGCATTGCCCTCGACGGCTTGTGGCGAGGATGGCAGCACATCGAACGCGCGACGCGTCACCCCGACGACCGGGTTGCGCGCATGAACATGATGAGCGCGTCGATGCAAGGGGCACTGGCTTTCCAGAAAGGTCTGGGCTGCGTGCACAGCCTGAGCCATTCGCTTGGCGGCATCAACCCGCGCCTGCATCACGGCACGCTGAACGCGATCTTCCTGCCCGCCGTCATCGAGTTCAACAAGGAGTCGGCTTCGGTGCGCGACGAGAACAAGCTGGAGCGGATGGCGAAAGCGATGGGCGTGGGCAGTGGCTCGGAAGTCGCCTACGCGTTGCGCGCGATGACGAAACGTCTCGGCTTGCCGACGGGCCTCGCGGAACTGGGCGTCACTCGCGAGATGTTCCCGCAGATCATCAAGGGCGCGCTCAAGGACCACAGCCACAAGACGAACCCGCGCGTGGCATCCGAGGACGACTACCACGCGATGCTGGAGGCGTCGCTGTAA